A window of Sorex araneus isolate mSorAra2 chromosome 3, mSorAra2.pri, whole genome shotgun sequence genomic DNA:
CTTGACACGGGTCCTCTGGGGAGCAGTTGACCGATTCCACGGGCCGGTTTGTCCGGGGAAGCAGCCTCGGAGAGGACTCACCCGCCTACTTCCGAAAGACAGGCCCAGGTGACCGCTGGAGCACGTGAACGGAGGGCCAGTCTCCGTCCCCGAATTGGAGCGAgcatgttttgggttttttgttttgttttgttttgcacccCGACCCTGTGTGGAAGCAAGAAACGGTGAGGCATACCGTGCAGGAGCGTCTCCCGGAGCTTCCCCGAAGTTTCTAACAAGTTCTCAAGCATTGCTACTAGCTGTTCCTGACTCAGTTCTTTGTCTTGCAAGAGTGCGCGGAGAGACTCTGCGGGGACTAACCTGAAGGCGCGGTCgccgggcggcgcggggccgTGGCCGTGGTGGCGGGGGGCCACGGGGAAGACCAGCTCGCGGGACGCCACCACCGCCGCCCACCACTCCGCCGCGAGGTTCCTGCGCAGCTCCACGCCCAGCGGCCCGAAGCCGGGGTGGCGGCCGCTCAGCAGCGCGGCCCGGCTGGGCGGGGGCCCGGTGCCGCTGAGGAAATGTCGTCGCTGGCACACGTCGAGCAGCGCCTCGCTGCCCGCCTCGCTCCCCCCGGGCGGCTCCGGTGGCCCTCCGGAGGCAAGACCCCTCTCCGGCGCCCACCGTTCCGGGGGACCCCCATCGACACGACTACCGAACCCAGACAGCAGGCACCGGCAGGCTTTCCGGCCGGCCCCGACGGCCGCCCCCGAGCGCATCGCTTTCCACGGTGCCGGCGCGCAGCGCTGCAGGAGCCGGTCGCTCGCAGTTAACGGCCCCAATCGCGGGCCTCGGGAGCCACTGCGCAGGCGCGACGGAAGCGCGCGGGTCTGAAGGCCCCGGTCCCGCCCCCGGAAGTGCGTCACGGAGCTTTGGCCGCGGCCCGAGCTCAACCGCGAGCCGGCCTGGCCTAGTCCACCAGCGGCCGTGTCGGGGCGGGACGTCCCGGTCGTTTCCAGTCGGCATCGGCACACTATCCCCATGTTTGTTGCCGGCCCCGCTCCTCCAAGCCCCACGTGGCCACCACTCAATCGCCTGTCCACGGAAACGCTCGCTTTGCTTCCTATTTAAAGCTTCGTCATTTCAGGGCCAGGCTTCGTGAGCAGCGCTGGCTACAAACGGCCAGCACGGAGGGGGTAGCCTCAGCCCCTCCCGCAAACCTTGTCCccgagggtgggaggggggatgggaggggcttGTGAGCAGCTTTTACGGAACTGGAGTGGCGTGGTTTCTCAGGGTCCCTTGCCAGCAGTCATCTACGGGAATCAAGACATGTTTTCTAAGCAGCTGTCCACTAaaatgtggaggggctggagaggcttTCGGATCATACGACCCTTCTAAGGATCCACCCAAAATGTGAACGGGACTTTTAAGATCTGAGACTAAGCAGGCTTGTTTACTATTTCTTCTGTCCAATTCTCACCTCACTCTTGAAAATGGAAACCTTTGAATGCAGGTGGAAGGAATCAACATTCCACCGTACTACCAATATGCAGACCTTATGAAGGGGGCAATAAATGCCTACGCAATTTAATacagcagtttttaaaaattacgtGTCATATTTTTTATTAGGATTCATTCCATACAAGCACGAGAACAAGTTCGTAAAactgtaaaaaggaaaaaaaaatcggaAAGTGTACTATCATAACACTTATTAACAGTGGGCTATTAACTACTAATGTGTTTTCCACTCAGAAAACACAATAGACCTATacgcaaataaataaaagagagaatggggagaaaaaatcacatttattagTTAAGACAACCACAGGCTGGACACAACATACATGCTAAAAAGTGGACTGTCTTTCAAAACTTACTTCAAAGGTAAATAGGTAAATGTTTTTCACAGCCCCacaatatttcagttttacaaatTAAAAGGCCCATGTTAAGACACCGAACAGTAAAATACGTAATAAATGCTCCAACCTACCCCAAAAGCTTTTTGCAAGTTAAAAGTCATAGTGAATTTGACTAACCATGCTATTGAAAATAGTTCAAGTTATTAGTGAGGTTGAACCAGTTTTCAATGTATTAGTCCTAAAAATACACTCCAACTCCCCCCCAACGATATTATATAGGTTTACATTTTAGAGATAAGGCCATAAACACCAATTAAAGCCTCAATTTAATAATCTGACTTTAAATGAAGTCTCTCATGAAGACTTCACTCCTGGCAAAAAGTTGACATGAAATTACTAACCGAACTCTCTGTAAAGACATTCATACCTACTTCTCTAGCCATTACTGAAATAAAGGATTAGAAAGGTTGGTGAGGCCATCTTTTTACAGCCACTCCCTGGATCCTTCTAGCACTAAAAGCCCATTATCAACCCTAAATGACTTGTACTGTTGTCTCTGTGCTTCTGGTTCTGTCGCTCCCTCTTCATTAATCAAGTGGAACTTTACCACTTGGATTCATTTGAAATCCAGTTTTGTCTTCTAAGATTCCCTGAATTATTGAAGAGACATTCATGACTCCAAGTGTGACTAGTCAAGAGCCCTGTGAAGCTTAAGACTCAAGTCTATATATAATGTGTGCCAAGAAATGAACTTCCAGCTTGGCTGTAACAACCATCTTAAATGGTAGTATCTTAACTTCTGCCTAACATTTCAGCAATTCACAAAAGAGCCAAGAGCATGAATTTGAAAAACAAGTCTTAAAAAAGGAAGTCATGTTCTCACACTAAGTTTGAGGGTGAGGCTATTTCCTGTTTTTTCTATGTACTCATTTCACCATTCTGCTGACACTGTAAGACTCACCTGATATTGGGAGGTACTGACAAAAGGCCTCTGTAATTTAGcatagaattataaaattacCTGTATCAATTCCATTTTAACTTGTAAAATGGACCTTCTGATCTCACCAATTCCCGAAACTAAAGCCTGTAGAATTTAGATAAAAGGAACAGACAATCTAAAGTTTTACATGACATATGTAAAATAAAGTACAATTTCCACTTAATTcagtcttcaaatattttttattggaagGCCATGCATTGCCTTCATTTATTGTATTTCAAATCACTGTACATTTACTTTTGTGAAAACACTGCCTGCATTTTCTAgtacaaaaaaaacctaaaaattgtTTCAGGAATGTAGAGAAATATCCAACTTAAATAGCGAAAAAGTGCACCATAATTACTGCTGCACTGCAGTCATTTCTGCATTTCCCATGTTTCTTAAATAACTATCCTGTCTGATAACACACAATATAAAGAGCAATTATGAAAAACAGACATTTACATATACTTCTAAAGTCTTATTGGGAATATCCTGTTGGCATTGGATAACCAATCATAGGTGCAGCTGCAGTAGCAGGATATGCATATGCCTGTTGGTTCATACCATTGTGCATATTTGGAACACTACTTCCATATTGCTGAGTGCTATCATAACCATTCTGGTAAGTCCCAGTTGGATTACCAGTCCTAAAACTGGTCTGTATACCAGCAGACACAAAATTACTTCCAAAGCTCCCATTGGCGTAATTTGCAGCACTGTAAACACCATTCTGAGTTTTTGCCCCAAAATCTCTCTTAAGCAGACTAGAATAACCTCTGTCATAATTTTCCCTGTCTCTAAAGGTATTAAATCCACCCCTTTTGCCCGCAGAGTATCTGTCCCGACGGTCATCTTTCATGCCTCCTCTACCCCTGGAACGAcctgtcaagaaaaaaaaaaaattgcaaattgaTTTTACAAATTGTCACCAATAATTCAATTTAATAGGTATTAAGGGTTCAGCTTCACAATACATTTTACTGACCACTAATcccattttaaattaatgttcatCATTATTTGACTCCAAACCATTTCTAATGAAAGGTTGGCCTTACCTGAACCTCTGTCTTCGACCAACTGAAGCAACTTGGGATTAATTGCTTGATTAGCTTCACGAAGCACAGAGATAAGGTCGCTCACTTGCTTTATATTATTAGGTGTAAAGAAAGTGTATGCTGTGCCTGTTTTGGTACTGCGAGCAGTTCTTCCAATTCGATGAATATAATCCTCTGAGGAGTTAGGGTAGTCATAATTGATGACAAATTTCACATCTTCCACATCTGTAAGGTGTTGCAGTGTGGCAAAATAGCAATGTACGGAGTTTTGCACACCACAACAgccagaccaaaaataaaaagttagacAATTGTATTCCCAAGAAGGTATGGGCtgcaaaaaatagttaaaatggtTATCCATTCCCTGTAGGATTACCATTGAGGTTGAagaaagagggggggaaaaaaggggggaaaaaaaaaagcacaagtcATCAGTATGTCTTAGAACCCGCCCAATGGAGAAAGCCTGTCAAAGTGTATTCTCTAGAACATTTCTAAATCACAAGTCCCCTTACAGATCATCAAGTGACATCTGAATGCTTCTGTGCAGTAGGGCCACTTAAAAGGTTCACAGCAACCTCTTCATGTGCTCATTTTGAGGACCTTTAAACAAAATTGCACATGGTCCTTTGTATGTGTACACACGACAGTAGTTTGAAATTCTGGCCACACTGCTTGTCTTGCCAAGACCTTACAACTGCAGCTGCAAGAAAAACATACCTGTCCCCCAAAAGTTGTTTTTATGCACTGTGTCTCGTCTAGGCAAGCGCTTCCAAGAAGCCAGGATTCACTTGAGAATGTGTCTCTCTCTGGCAGGTCTCGACATGACGACTACTGTGTAGGTGAGGGAGGAACTTTCaaggcatttttcttttcccactgACTAGGTGTGAGAAGTTGTTCCTGCTCTAGATATCTCATGTGCCAGTACTCACCAATTTGTAAAAGGCTTTAGTACCTTTTAAAGCTGCTCTCTCCATTTCAAACTTGAACAAAAATTTCATTGTACATTGATGTTTGGAAATATTTCTTCGACATTTCAGCAAACTCACTGAAACTCAAAGACCCACAGATCACAGTAAACAGTTTGAGACAATGCTGTACCATGGCAGTCATGCAAAGCATGGGACAGAAGAAATACCACGGCAGTGAACTGTGAGGAtaacttccatttttttccccgGAGAGAACAGTTTACGAGGCAGAGGTGGTATGTTCTGCCTTTTGAAGATTACTGGCACACTTTCAGCTTTTCACCTCTCTAATCGACTGGAAGCAGCCAGCCGATCACTAGTCCTCCATCCCCCTCGAGTCCTCCGATTGTCATGCCTAGGCCTTGCCACAAAGACTGCACCTTTATAtgaaaaaaacttagaaaaatgcAGAGGTTAAAGAAAGCaataaactttctttaaaaaaaattatatggagATCTTCTGGATAATCAAGCCATGAATGCGAGTTTGTACTAACCTAGCCCTCTGGAAGCCACATCTGTAGCAATCAGAATAGGAGCTTTTCCATGTTTGAATTCtgcaaaataaggaaaaagtgTAGTGTATCATTACTCATTCTGTCTGGActccagattaaaaaaatttcaagaaatttttgtTGAGATATGTTACCATTTAGAACCCAGTCACGTTCCTGTTGACTCTTGTCACCATGGATACCCATGGCAGGCCACCTATAGTATGAAAGGAAGATTTTGTTAGTGTACTCATAACTTAAGTCCGTTAACAGATTATAATCAAATGTTTCACCATTTTTAGTAACCAATCTCTTTAAATTTCACGTGTTTTTACCCATACCACTGTTTCATTCATGCAATCTCAAATTCACTAAGACACAGTCTTCCAGAAATTTCTCAGCTCTGATGTGATTTTAATggaggaaatagaaaacatacCCATCTCTCCTCATTTTTCTAGTAAGTTCATCACATCTTCTTTTGGTTTCAACAAAAACAATGGTtttattctccttctcactcatgATCTCTTCCATTAAACGAATAAGTcttaaaagagggagaaaaaaaaagttcattgcaAATGATCTCAAAGAAAACACCTGATTATTGACGGCTGATCATGCAATTCTACCCATGAATGGTAAATGAACTAATCagtgtatttcttccttgaaaaacaGCACATACCTCCCTCACCCAAGAAAGCAAGTTAATTTGGGGGAAGACTTCTTTACTTTTAACTAATACGTTCAAGCCTACCCAAGATAATCGAAGCAGTTTAAAAGGAAACTCAGAAAACttacttttcatctttttccACATCATGACACACATCCACAATCTGAAGAATGTTGTGATTTGCACTCAATTCCAGTGCACCAATGTTTATGTGAATGTAGTCTTTCAGAAAATCTTCAGCAAGCTGTCTCACTTCTTTTGGCCAAGTTGCACTCCACATTAGGGTTTGTCTATCAGGCTGAAGTATTCAACAATTAAATTATGGCATTATACACCGAGTTAAAAATAATAAGCTCCATTTGAAAATGTAAGATACATACTCTTATCTGATCCACAATCTTCCTTATTTGGGGTTCAAAGCCCATATCAAGCATTCTATCTGCTTCATCAAGGACAAGATAGGTGGTTCTTCTCAGATTAGTTTTTCCACACTCTAAGAAGTCGATCAGTCTCCCAGGTGTTGCAATGCAGATCTCCACACCTTCAATTTTAAATTGAAGTTCCATGAAAACTTAGAACACGCAAATCAAAGTTGAAAACTCATTTTTTGCTTTACTTACCTCTCTCCAAATCACGAATTTGTGGCCCCTTGGGTGCACCACCATAGATACAAGTAGACTTCAAACGGCACGCTCTACAGTATTCAGCAGCAACTTGCTGCACCTGTTGAGCCAGTTCCCGAGTTGGTGCCAGCACCAAGcactaagaaaaaaaacagaaaggaaccTAATTTAGAGAACACCCAGACCCTAGTTTCAAATTGCCTGTTTCAGTATTTCTTTACACTTCTAGCCAAGCACACAGAACATACTTACAATAGGCCCATCACCTCTCTCTAGAAACGGCTGATGATTGATGTGGACGATGGCAGGCAGCAGGTACTATTTAGGAGAAAGCAacagaaattatattaaaaaattttcactTTTGCTTCTCAATCCATTTTTTGGCTAACCAAATTTTCTCCCAAACTTACAGACAGTGTTTTCCCAGATCCAGTCTGTGCTACTCCAACCATATCCAATCCACTCAGAGCAACCGGCCAGCCCTGAGCTTGAATAGCAGTGGGCTCAGTAAAGTTCTGTCTTGCGATCACATCCATGACATTAGCTGTAAGTTGAGATAATTTAGTAAGAATGACTCAAGTCAAAGGGATGGAATGGGTTTTCTTTAAAACAAGTATTTAGACGCAAAACAATCATTTACCAGGGAAATTTGCTTCATAAAAATTCAGAACTGGCTTTGGGCAGTTGTGACCTCTAACCGTAACTTCCTTGCTTCTTCTGTATGTCTCCACCTCTTGCTATAAAAAACAATCATCGTCTGGTAAATCTCTTGAGAACTAAACAAAGCAACTGCATGCTCCTTAATTACGAAGGGGTTAATTTTTTATCTGGATCCACATATGCTAAATTTAAGATTAACTGTTCTAAAAACAGTTAGAAAGCTCCAAATCGCTTCTTTCCAAAGACCGTTCTGTTTCCCAAGCTCAATGTGTCAAGATGTCAATTCCCCCAAATCACAAGCTGTTTCTGGTCAGATTTTGAGAATCTTCATACGAACAGTTAAGTGCCAAGAGATTACTTACTGCCGTGCGCCTAGCCAAGTCAGGGTGTTCTTGATAAAAATTCTTCTCAAATTTGGGCAGCTCATCAAGATTCCACTTCTTTTTAACTAGCTTCTCCCCAGGGTTTCCaaatttttttccagatcctaGGGGTCCTGCCCTACTTCCTCCAAACCGAGGTGCACCAAACCTGCAATTTACAAGGCAACGTTTTTTGCACAAGCCTACCCAGAGAGGAGCTTATATACTGTGGAATTCCCCCCACCCGGGGCGCTAACCAATTAAGCTCCATAGCGAGATCCAACGGGAAACCAAGCCCCGGCTCCCTTCCTCGGCGGCGGCCACTTCTCCAAACCCAAGCATCGGTCCCGCCCCGTGCCAGGGCCACGGGCAGCAGCGACAGCGTGGGGGTGCGCAGGCTCCCCCCGCACGAGCTCGGGAACCAACCCCCCGGGCGAGGGGACACGCCAGCTccgtgtttttatttttttttgccctcCCCCCCAGCCGATCCCGGGCCCCGGGCGCTCGGATTTTCGTGGCCgacgggcagggccggggcgAGCGCGCGGCGCGAGGCCGCCGCCGCGCAGTCTCGGGGCCACCTCGGCACAGCCCATGGCGGCGGCTAGGCAGGCAGGCGGCACAATTATATAACgcgaggaagagaaggaggagccGGCGGCCACCGGGGGAGGAGTCCGGGCCCGGGCGGAGCCGGCCGGGCGGCGTTCCCGCTGGGGCGGCGCTTCCCCCTTTGTCTCGCATTTCTCTCTGCGCCACATTTTCTCCGCGCTGCCATTTTGAGCTCCTCCGCCGGGCGGGGTAACAAAGGCGCCGCCGCCATGTCCGACGCCGGCATTTTGTGCCCGCGGCTCCGCCACATGGGCGAAtccggccgcccccgccgcccccggggcTCCCGAGGAGCCCCCCGCGGCGCCCCCgactccccggggcccctccaacGCCGCCGCCCCCGCAGCCTGCACCGAATCGCGGCGGCTCCGTCCGCCGCGGAGCGTCGcgcttccccccactccccccacccaacgCGATCCTGCGAATtcgggctcccccaccccacccccggcggccgcagggaaaaaaaaaaagaaaaaaagaaaaaatcccgaCGGCGCCCCCGccatatttgaaaaacaaaaattaaaaaaataataatttcgaAGGGCCGACTCGGGTAAATAATCCCCAAAATCTCCTAATTCCCCGACGGGGGAGACCCCAAAGGCTCGGAAATAAGCCCAACGCCCAACTCGCCCCCCGCCTC
This region includes:
- the DDX5 gene encoding probable ATP-dependent RNA helicase DDX5, producing the protein MSGYSSDRDRGRDRGFGAPRFGGSRAGPLGSGKKFGNPGEKLVKKKWNLDELPKFEKNFYQEHPDLARRTAQEVETYRRSKEVTVRGHNCPKPVLNFYEANFPANVMDVIARQNFTEPTAIQAQGWPVALSGLDMVGVAQTGSGKTLSYLLPAIVHINHQPFLERGDGPICLVLAPTRELAQQVQQVAAEYCRACRLKSTCIYGGAPKGPQIRDLERGVEICIATPGRLIDFLECGKTNLRRTTYLVLDEADRMLDMGFEPQIRKIVDQIRPDRQTLMWSATWPKEVRQLAEDFLKDYIHINIGALELSANHNILQIVDVCHDVEKDEKLIRLMEEIMSEKENKTIVFVETKRRCDELTRKMRRDGWPAMGIHGDKSQQERDWVLNEFKHGKAPILIATDVASRGLDVEDVKFVINYDYPNSSEDYIHRIGRTARSTKTGTAYTFFTPNNIKQVSDLISVLREANQAINPKLLQLVEDRGSGRSRGRGGMKDDRRDRYSAGKRGGFNTFRDRENYDRGYSSLLKRDFGAKTQNGVYSAANYANGSFGSNFVSAGIQTSFRTGNPTGTYQNGYDSTQQYGSSVPNMHNGMNQQAYAYPATAAAPMIGYPMPTGYSQ